A window of Streptomyces gilvosporeus contains these coding sequences:
- a CDS encoding MFS transporter codes for MGESRSVGSWRELGRHSGTVLVLAGGVLVGAVNIYLAASLLPTAVADIGGGRLYAWNMTVFLTAQVVATMLVSRTLARRGNIGSYLIGFGVFAVGSVVCAVSPTMPVLLVGRGAQGLGAGLLTGLGLALIYSALPRQLWLRGSALISAMFGLGNFVGPTLGGLFAQFGSWRPAFVVLAVVSGVMAAFVPRALPSSGRAAAGAVPVPLGSLMPVIGSAGAVSVAGILSNEVMMAVFIALALALVIAFVVTEKRSRVRVLPRPTYQAGSALRWVYLTIVFLAAGVAVETFLPLFGQRLGGLPPVAAGFFGAALSLGWSLSQVASSSARRQRTVRRLRVAGPGLLAAGFAVLALLQRSDAPLPLVIAWLPVLLLAGTGIGVAMPHLSVAAMSSTSNKEEGEKAAAAVATVLTMSTAFGAAVAGLLVNLGGPSTLTSARYLLLGFTAVSALGVLTALRANHLTGLSEVRRGTGTETEVRQTVGDSR; via the coding sequence GTGGGCGAGAGTCGGAGCGTCGGATCGTGGCGGGAACTCGGGCGCCATTCAGGCACCGTTCTGGTGCTGGCCGGGGGCGTACTGGTCGGCGCCGTCAACATCTATCTGGCCGCGAGCCTGCTGCCGACGGCGGTCGCGGACATCGGCGGGGGACGCCTCTACGCATGGAATATGACCGTTTTCCTGACCGCACAAGTTGTCGCGACCATGCTCGTGAGCCGAACTCTTGCCAGGCGCGGCAACATCGGCTCCTACCTCATCGGCTTCGGCGTCTTCGCCGTCGGGTCGGTTGTCTGTGCGGTCAGTCCGACCATGCCGGTGCTGCTGGTCGGCCGGGGCGCGCAGGGACTCGGGGCGGGCTTGTTGACCGGCCTGGGGCTCGCCCTGATCTATTCGGCGCTGCCGCGCCAACTGTGGCTACGGGGCAGCGCGTTGATCTCGGCCATGTTCGGCCTGGGCAACTTCGTCGGTCCGACTCTGGGCGGCCTCTTCGCCCAGTTCGGCTCCTGGCGGCCGGCGTTCGTGGTGTTGGCCGTGGTCTCGGGGGTGATGGCGGCGTTCGTCCCCCGAGCGCTGCCGAGCAGCGGCAGGGCTGCGGCGGGGGCGGTTCCGGTACCGCTGGGCTCGTTGATGCCGGTCATCGGGTCCGCCGGCGCCGTGAGCGTCGCCGGAATCCTCTCGAACGAGGTCATGATGGCGGTGTTCATCGCGCTGGCACTGGCATTGGTCATCGCCTTTGTGGTGACGGAGAAGCGGAGCCGGGTCCGAGTCCTACCGCGCCCGACCTACCAGGCCGGCTCCGCTCTGCGGTGGGTCTACCTGACCATCGTGTTCCTCGCGGCCGGCGTAGCCGTGGAGACGTTCCTGCCGTTGTTCGGTCAGCGCCTGGGCGGGCTGCCGCCGGTCGCTGCCGGGTTCTTCGGAGCGGCCTTGTCGCTCGGCTGGTCGCTGAGCCAGGTCGCCAGCTCCTCGGCGCGTCGGCAGCGAACGGTTCGACGGCTCCGGGTGGCCGGTCCCGGACTCCTCGCGGCGGGGTTCGCCGTGCTCGCTCTGCTACAGCGCAGCGATGCACCGTTGCCTCTGGTCATCGCCTGGCTGCCGGTTCTTCTTCTCGCCGGTACGGGGATCGGCGTGGCCATGCCCCACCTGTCCGTTGCCGCGATGAGCAGCACGTCGAACAAGGAGGAGGGAGAGAAGGCCGCCGCGGCGGTCGCGACGGTGCTCACGATGTCGACGGCGTTCGGCGCGGCGGTCGCCGGCCTGCTGGTCAATCTGGGCGGCCCCTCGACGCTGACCTCCGCGCGCTACCTCCTGCTTGGCTTCACTGCTGTCTCCGCGCTCGGGGTGCTCACTGCACTGCGAGCCAATCACCTCACCGGGCTGAGCGAGGTGCGGCGCGGGACGGGGACCGAGACCGAGGTCAGGCAGACCGTGGGAGACAGCCGATGA
- a CDS encoding AAA family ATPase gives MPLPTATRCDTLPGVIAAERSSCLIVTGMPGAGKSTVTRRVAERLPRSARLDGDQISRLVVSGRVGALGKPADEAARQLELCNRNLCMLANNFSDAGFTPVIDWVIPDRRQLDFFVGLLSARQVLFVVLAPGIEVCRYRNTLRAPHERFSFDGYDRLDADMKRELGDAGWWFDTADLAPDETADRLLCEARHRAPVN, from the coding sequence ATGCCGTTGCCGACCGCCACGCGCTGTGACACGCTGCCGGGCGTGATCGCTGCTGAGAGGTCGAGCTGCCTGATCGTGACGGGGATGCCCGGGGCAGGGAAGTCGACGGTGACCAGACGGGTCGCCGAACGTCTGCCACGCTCCGCCCGGCTCGACGGCGACCAGATCAGCAGGCTCGTCGTCAGCGGTCGAGTCGGGGCCCTGGGCAAGCCCGCCGACGAAGCGGCGCGGCAACTGGAACTCTGCAACCGCAACCTGTGCATGCTGGCGAACAACTTCTCCGACGCCGGCTTCACCCCCGTCATCGACTGGGTGATCCCCGACCGCAGGCAGCTGGACTTCTTCGTGGGCCTCCTGTCGGCCCGGCAGGTCCTGTTCGTCGTCCTCGCGCCGGGCATCGAGGTATGCCGGTACCGCAACACCCTCAGGGCCCCGCACGAACGGTTCTCCTTCGACGGCTACGACAGACTCGACGCCGACATGAAACGTGAACTCGGCGATGCGGGCTGGTGGTTCGACACCGCGGACCTCGCCCCCGACGAAACCGCCGATCGGCTCCTCTGCGAAGCCCGCCACCGAGCCCCGGTGAACTGA
- a CDS encoding VC0807 family protein, translated as METVQRYQAPRWRALGLSLGMTVLLPLVVYYVLRARDVAQWQALLLSGAVPAVHALGTALVRRRVEFFDVLVVVLLAVSAGLSAISGSPRVMLLKDAAIPAVLGLWIVSTLFAARPFAYHFGRRLRGPDGAEPAERAWSELPEFRTALRRLTVLWGGAQLLDAALSVVWALKLPVDLAPVVGRIHSFALLGAIVALTVLRSRAFHTRFGTPLFGPRAPVASQKPDIAARRSTYPA; from the coding sequence GTGGAGACCGTGCAGAGGTATCAGGCGCCACGGTGGCGCGCCCTGGGCCTGTCGCTGGGCATGACCGTTCTTCTGCCGCTGGTCGTGTATTACGTGTTACGGGCGCGGGATGTCGCCCAGTGGCAGGCCCTGTTGCTGAGCGGCGCGGTACCGGCGGTGCACGCGCTGGGAACGGCTCTGGTGCGGCGGCGGGTGGAGTTCTTCGACGTGCTGGTGGTCGTGCTTCTGGCGGTGTCGGCGGGGCTGTCCGCGATCAGTGGCAGTCCACGGGTGATGCTGCTGAAGGACGCGGCCATCCCTGCCGTTCTGGGGCTGTGGATAGTAAGCACCCTGTTCGCGGCCCGGCCGTTTGCGTATCACTTCGGGCGCCGGCTGCGCGGGCCGGACGGTGCCGAGCCTGCTGAGCGTGCCTGGAGCGAACTGCCCGAATTCCGGACCGCGTTGCGCCGACTGACCGTCCTGTGGGGCGGTGCCCAGCTGCTCGATGCCGCGCTGAGCGTGGTGTGGGCGCTGAAGTTGCCCGTCGACCTGGCACCGGTGGTCGGCAGGATCCACTCCTTCGCCCTGCTCGGCGCGATCGTGGCGCTCACAGTGCTCCGCAGCCGTGCCTTCCACACCAGGTTCGGTACGCCGCTGTTCGGCCCCCGGGCACCGGTCGCATCGCAGAAGCCGGACATCGCCGCCCGCCGATCCACGTATCCCGCATGA